In one window of Zhihengliuella sp. ISTPL4 DNA:
- a CDS encoding aminotransferase class I/II-fold pyridoxal phosphate-dependent enzyme, giving the protein MTDRHAPAAVRIGRSSRLDGVLYDLRGPVAERAAELESRGERILRLNIGNPAPFGFEAPPVIVEALRAALPQAHGYSESPGLPETREAIRAHYAQRPGFPGIGIDAVTVGNGVSELVGLTLQALLEPGDEVLIPSPDYPLWTASTVLAGGQPVHYPCVEDAGWLPDLEAMAAAIGPRTVAIVVINPNNPTGAVYPRETLEGIAELARRHGLLLLSDEIYDRVVYPGFVHVSTAQIATGVPCVTFAGLSKTHRVAGYRAAWALTTGFAADDPFLSGLRLLASMRMCASVPAQHAITAALGHDRSLDALVSAEGRLTVQRDAATAALRAIPGVEVQEAGGGLYLFPRLDPEVFGILDDERLVLDFLDAERILLVHGRAFNGADTDHLRIAFLPETGVLVDAVQRFGRFLQGYSPPGR; this is encoded by the coding sequence ATGACGGACCGGCATGCCCCGGCCGCTGTCCGCATCGGGCGTTCCTCGCGTCTCGACGGCGTGCTCTACGACCTGCGGGGACCGGTGGCGGAACGTGCCGCCGAGTTGGAGTCTCGCGGGGAGCGGATCCTCCGCCTCAACATCGGGAACCCCGCGCCGTTCGGCTTCGAGGCGCCGCCCGTGATCGTCGAGGCGCTGCGAGCTGCCCTTCCGCAGGCTCACGGGTACTCGGAGTCGCCCGGCCTGCCGGAGACGCGGGAGGCGATCCGCGCGCATTACGCACAGCGGCCCGGATTCCCGGGCATCGGCATCGACGCCGTGACCGTCGGCAACGGCGTCTCCGAGCTGGTGGGGCTCACCCTGCAAGCGCTGCTGGAGCCGGGGGACGAAGTCCTCATCCCGAGTCCCGACTATCCGCTGTGGACGGCGTCGACCGTGCTCGCCGGCGGCCAGCCCGTGCACTATCCCTGCGTCGAGGACGCCGGGTGGCTCCCCGACCTCGAGGCCATGGCGGCGGCGATCGGACCGCGGACCGTGGCCATCGTCGTCATCAATCCGAACAACCCGACCGGAGCCGTGTACCCCAGGGAGACGCTGGAGGGCATCGCGGAGCTGGCCCGTCGCCACGGTCTGCTGCTGCTCTCGGACGAGATCTACGACCGTGTCGTGTATCCGGGCTTCGTGCACGTCTCGACGGCGCAGATCGCCACCGGCGTGCCCTGTGTCACCTTCGCCGGGCTGTCCAAGACCCACCGCGTCGCCGGCTACCGGGCGGCCTGGGCGCTCACGACAGGATTCGCCGCCGACGATCCCTTCCTCTCCGGCCTGCGGCTGCTCGCCTCGATGCGGATGTGCGCGTCCGTGCCGGCGCAGCATGCGATCACGGCGGCGCTGGGCCACGATCGATCGCTCGATGCGCTCGTCTCGGCAGAGGGGCGGCTGACCGTGCAGCGAGACGCGGCCACGGCCGCGCTCCGCGCGATTCCCGGTGTGGAGGTGCAGGAGGCGGGCGGCGGTCTCTACCTCTTCCCCCGCCTCGACCCGGAGGTGTTCGGCATCCTCGACGACGAGCGGCTCGTGCTCGACTTCCTGGACGCCGAGCGCATCCTCCTCGTCCACGGCCGCGCCTTCAACGGCGCGGATACCGACCATCTGCGTATCGCCTTCCTGCCTGAGACCGGCGTCCTCGTCGACGCGGTGCAGCGTTTCGGGCGGTTCCTGCAGGGGTACTCCCCGCCGGGACGCTGA
- a CDS encoding AraC family transcriptional regulator, which yields MPPLDRLTPLLDRFRVRSRLFHTGPLCGTTVFAASAGHGFLHVLRRGEMEVTHQRPDGRIERETITRPSLLFFPRPIDHTFLNAPTEESDFACATIDFDGGTTHPLVRTLPSVIVLPLDEVSTLAPALDLLFAEVDNVRCGRPLVADRMFEVVLIQLLRWMLDHSGELALPPGLLPGLADERLAPALVAMHEAPGEPWSLDALARTATMSRSAFAARFKEVVGRAPGDYLTEWRLTIAQEQLRAGMSVSAVAADLGYASASAFSRAFTQRLGRSPRAWLGLAA from the coding sequence ATGCCGCCACTCGACCGTCTCACCCCCCTGCTCGATCGCTTCCGGGTGCGCAGCCGCCTGTTTCACACCGGCCCCCTCTGCGGCACGACGGTCTTCGCGGCGAGCGCAGGCCACGGCTTCCTCCACGTGCTGCGTCGCGGCGAGATGGAGGTCACGCATCAGCGCCCGGACGGGCGCATCGAGCGGGAGACCATCACGCGGCCGAGCCTGCTGTTCTTCCCCCGCCCGATCGATCACACCTTCCTCAACGCGCCGACCGAGGAGTCGGACTTCGCCTGCGCCACGATCGACTTCGACGGCGGGACGACGCATCCGCTCGTCCGCACCCTCCCCTCCGTGATCGTCCTGCCCCTTGACGAGGTGTCGACCCTCGCTCCCGCGCTGGACCTCCTCTTCGCCGAGGTCGACAACGTGCGCTGCGGCCGTCCTCTGGTCGCCGATCGGATGTTCGAGGTCGTGCTCATCCAGCTCCTGCGCTGGATGCTCGACCACTCGGGCGAGCTGGCGCTGCCGCCGGGGCTGCTGCCCGGACTGGCCGACGAGCGACTCGCACCCGCCCTCGTGGCGATGCACGAGGCCCCCGGAGAACCTTGGAGCCTCGACGCGCTCGCGCGCACGGCGACCATGTCGCGCAGCGCGTTCGCAGCGCGATTCAAGGAGGTCGTCGGCCGCGCGCCGGGCGACTACCTGACGGAGTGGCGGCTCACGATCGCCCAAGAGCAACTGCGGGCAGGGATGTCGGTGAGCGCTGTCGCCGCCGATCTCGGCTATGCGAGCGCCTCCGCCTTCTCCCGCGCATTCACCCAGCGACTGGGCCGCTCCCCGCGGGCCTGGCTCGGCCTCGCGGCCTGA
- a CDS encoding carboxymuconolactone decarboxylase family protein (This protein belongs to a clade of uncharacterized proteins related to peroxidases such as the alkylhydroperoxidase AhpD.), which translates to MPNVPLVDRETATGPVKDQLEQIGSAFGAVPAMFRAVANSPAALTSMWSAFGAYGGGTLGAALGEQIAVAVANRNSCGYCLAAHTALGKKAGLSKEVLAEAQEGTSDDPRTAALLAFALKLVEERGQVASADVDALRAHGWNDEQIVETIGQVALNLFTNYVNIALDVPIDFPTVPLRRAA; encoded by the coding sequence ATGCCCAACGTCCCTCTCGTCGACCGTGAGACCGCCACCGGCCCCGTCAAGGACCAGCTCGAGCAGATCGGCTCCGCGTTCGGTGCCGTTCCCGCCATGTTCCGCGCGGTCGCGAACTCGCCCGCTGCTCTGACCAGCATGTGGAGCGCGTTCGGCGCCTACGGCGGGGGCACGCTCGGCGCGGCTCTCGGGGAGCAGATCGCCGTCGCCGTCGCGAACCGCAACTCGTGCGGCTACTGCCTCGCCGCGCACACCGCGCTCGGCAAGAAGGCCGGCCTGTCGAAAGAGGTCCTCGCCGAGGCGCAGGAAGGCACCTCCGATGACCCCCGCACCGCGGCGCTGCTGGCCTTCGCGCTCAAGCTCGTCGAGGAGCGGGGCCAGGTGGCCTCGGCCGACGTCGACGCCCTTCGCGCGCACGGCTGGAACGACGAGCAGATCGTCGAGACCATCGGCCAGGTCGCGCTGAACCTCTTCACGAACTACGTGAACATCGCGCTCGACGTGCCGATCGACTTCCCGACGGTGCCGCTGCGTCGCGCCGCCTGA
- a CDS encoding glutamine amidotransferase, whose protein sequence is MSAPRPLRTAVAVRHVPFEDLGILAPLLAERGYEITLLDAGIDDIDENVVTAVDLLIVLGGPIGMYDDDRYPFLRSSKSALAARLDSGGATLGVCLGAQLLAESLGAGVRPTGAVEIGFGPLTLTPEGRESVLAPLDGEPVLHWHGDEFAIPAGAQSLACTPGYPHQAFAVGRTLGLQFHLEADHRAIERWLIGHAHELHHHGIDPRMIREEARALGPRLETLATRVLTDWLDAIEA, encoded by the coding sequence ATGTCCGCGCCCCGTCCGCTCCGAACGGCGGTCGCCGTCCGCCACGTCCCCTTCGAAGACCTCGGGATCCTCGCCCCTCTGCTGGCGGAGCGCGGTTACGAGATCACCCTCCTCGACGCCGGCATCGACGATATCGACGAGAACGTCGTCACCGCCGTCGACCTGCTCATCGTCCTCGGCGGACCGATCGGCATGTACGACGACGACCGCTATCCCTTCCTGCGCTCCTCGAAGTCCGCCCTCGCGGCTCGCCTCGACAGCGGCGGCGCCACGCTCGGCGTCTGCCTCGGAGCCCAGCTCCTGGCTGAGTCCCTGGGCGCGGGGGTCCGTCCGACCGGGGCGGTCGAGATCGGCTTCGGTCCGCTCACACTGACCCCCGAGGGCAGGGAGTCCGTCTTGGCCCCGCTCGACGGCGAGCCTGTGCTGCACTGGCACGGCGACGAGTTCGCGATCCCGGCCGGCGCCCAGTCCCTGGCATGCACGCCCGGCTATCCCCATCAGGCCTTCGCGGTCGGACGCACACTCGGTCTTCAGTTCCACCTGGAAGCCGATCACCGCGCCATCGAGCGCTGGCTCATCGGCCACGCCCACGAGCTGCATCACCACGGCATCGACCCGCGGATGATCCGAGAAGAGGCGCGCGCGCTGGGCCCCCGGCTCGAGACCCTCGCCACCCGCGTCCTCACCGACTGGCTGGATGCGATCGAGGCCTAG
- a CDS encoding YggS family pyridoxal phosphate-dependent enzyme, with protein sequence MSKPEPFAGGAERYPTAFTGADFRANAAAVRARIAAAAGRAGRDPGAVDLLPVSKTVPTDRVRVAIGAGLRRLGENKVQEAVRKNRETADLDVDWVVIGHLQTNKARDVASFAAEFQALDRLRVAEALDRRLQAAGRTLDVYVQVNTSAEDSKFGMPPEELPGFLKALPSYGALRVRGLMTLALLTPDDARVRECFALLRTLRDRAREEDPDLIGDGALSMGMSGDYEIAVEEGATCVRVGQAIFGARSVPDSHYWPEG encoded by the coding sequence ATGTCAAAGCCCGAGCCCTTCGCAGGCGGTGCCGAGCGCTATCCGACGGCCTTCACCGGCGCGGACTTCCGCGCCAACGCCGCCGCCGTCCGCGCCCGCATCGCCGCCGCCGCCGGGCGTGCGGGCCGTGATCCCGGTGCGGTGGACCTGCTGCCGGTGAGCAAGACCGTCCCGACCGATCGCGTGCGGGTGGCCATCGGTGCCGGCTTGCGCCGCCTCGGCGAGAACAAGGTGCAGGAGGCCGTGCGCAAGAACCGGGAGACGGCCGACCTCGACGTGGACTGGGTGGTCATCGGCCACCTGCAGACGAACAAGGCCAGGGACGTCGCGTCTTTCGCCGCCGAGTTCCAGGCGCTCGACCGGCTCCGGGTCGCCGAGGCCTTGGACCGGCGTCTCCAGGCCGCGGGGCGCACCCTCGATGTGTACGTGCAGGTGAACACGTCAGCCGAAGACTCGAAGTTCGGGATGCCGCCCGAGGAGCTGCCGGGCTTCCTGAAGGCCCTGCCGTCCTACGGTGCCCTCCGTGTCCGCGGGCTGATGACGCTCGCGCTGCTCACGCCGGACGACGCCAGGGTGCGGGAGTGCTTCGCGCTGCTGCGCACCCTCCGTGACCGGGCCCGCGAGGAGGATCCCGACCTCATCGGCGACGGTGCCTTGTCGATGGGCATGTCCGGCGACTACGAGATCGCCGTCGAGGAGGGGGCGACGTGCGTGCGGGTCGGCCAGGCGATCTTCGGCGCGCGATCCGTCCCCGACAGTCACTACTGGCCGGAGGGCTGA
- a CDS encoding CDGSH iron-sulfur domain-containing protein, with translation MSGRDEPVTVTAYPDGPLLVRGEIELHASDGTVIDPRRRTVALCRCGLSALKPFCDGTHKAAGFRTED, from the coding sequence ATGAGCGGCCGGGACGAACCGGTGACCGTCACCGCGTACCCGGACGGCCCCCTGCTCGTCCGAGGCGAGATCGAGCTGCACGCGAGCGACGGCACGGTCATCGACCCGCGTCGCCGCACGGTCGCGCTGTGCCGCTGCGGACTCTCCGCACTCAAGCCCTTCTGCGACGGCACGCACAAGGCGGCCGGCTTCCGCACCGAGGACTGA
- a CDS encoding iron-containing redox enzyme family protein yields the protein MTVSTLDADTAVAFSPRGPLSSAVLSVLTGRGGDAAALPDLATAAVAASDDVVRDDDIQLALFVLYASSYGSLPQLDAALEWEAGVVTARRILEDAFEAALRETVPVPELPEPAVDAVGRALFALAAADTGPSLSRHIARKATREQAEESLILRSVYTLREADPHSWAIPRLTGRPKAALVEIQSDEYGGGRPQRVHAELYARALRAAGLDDTYGAYVDDAPAITLASHNMMSLFGLNRRLVGAIVGHLAAYEMTSSIPCRFYADGLHRLGFADEVAAYFEEHVEADAVHEQIAARDLAGSLAEDRPELLADILFGAAACLTVDGWAGAHTLDAWTEGRSALRERTTA from the coding sequence ATGACCGTTTCCACCCTCGACGCCGACACCGCCGTCGCCTTCTCGCCGCGCGGCCCGCTGTCGAGTGCCGTCCTCTCCGTGCTCACCGGTCGCGGCGGCGACGCCGCCGCCCTTCCCGACCTCGCCACCGCCGCCGTCGCCGCGAGCGACGACGTGGTCCGCGACGACGACATCCAGCTCGCTTTGTTCGTCCTCTACGCCTCCTCCTACGGTTCGCTTCCCCAGCTCGATGCGGCGCTGGAGTGGGAGGCGGGGGTCGTCACCGCGCGCCGGATCCTCGAGGACGCCTTCGAGGCTGCACTGCGCGAGACGGTGCCGGTGCCGGAGCTTCCGGAACCCGCGGTCGACGCCGTCGGGCGTGCCCTGTTCGCCCTCGCCGCCGCCGACACCGGACCCAGCCTGTCCCGGCACATCGCCAGGAAGGCCACCCGCGAACAGGCCGAGGAGTCCCTGATCCTCCGCTCGGTGTACACCCTGCGGGAGGCCGACCCGCACTCCTGGGCCATCCCGCGGCTGACGGGCCGTCCCAAGGCCGCGCTCGTGGAGATCCAGTCCGACGAGTACGGCGGCGGCCGCCCTCAGCGCGTGCACGCGGAGCTGTACGCCCGGGCCCTGCGCGCGGCGGGGCTCGACGACACGTACGGCGCCTACGTCGACGACGCCCCGGCGATCACGCTCGCCTCGCACAACATGATGAGCCTGTTCGGACTCAACCGCCGGCTCGTCGGCGCGATCGTCGGGCACCTCGCCGCCTATGAGATGACCTCGTCGATCCCTTGCCGCTTCTACGCCGACGGCCTGCACCGGCTGGGATTCGCCGACGAGGTCGCCGCGTACTTCGAGGAGCACGTGGAGGCCGACGCGGTGCACGAGCAGATCGCCGCCCGCGACCTCGCGGGGAGCCTCGCGGAGGACCGTCCCGAACTGCTGGCGGACATCCTGTTCGGCGCGGCGGCGTGCCTCACGGTCGACGGCTGGGCTGGAGCCCACACCCTCGACGCCTGGACCGAAGGCCGCTCAGCGCTGCGGGAGAGGACGACGGCATGA
- a CDS encoding endo alpha-1,4 polygalactosaminidase, with protein MSVSGARGDRTRTRVSLTLGAFVTVGVLALAACTAPPPLPAAGTGASADVAPPPASALPDYQLGGAYDPPAGVGIVGRDRSAEPAAGLYSVCYVNGFQTQPGELDAWPDDLLLQDGGHVVFDPDWPDEALLDTGSAAQRSRIAGIVIPWIEGCADSGFQAVEFDNLDSFSRSHGALSRDDNLALAELLVDAAHGVGLAAGQKNAAEHAEVLKERAGFDFAVTEECAAYTECGAYTAVYGTHVIDIEYTDQLPRPFAELCADPDTPASMVLRDRDLVTPGDEGYVFAACP; from the coding sequence ATGAGCGTCTCGGGTGCACGAGGCGATCGCACAAGGACACGCGTCTCCCTGACGCTGGGGGCGTTCGTCACCGTCGGGGTCCTCGCACTCGCCGCCTGCACCGCTCCGCCCCCTCTCCCTGCGGCGGGAACGGGGGCGTCGGCCGATGTCGCGCCGCCCCCGGCCTCCGCCCTCCCGGACTACCAGCTCGGCGGCGCCTACGACCCGCCCGCCGGCGTGGGCATCGTCGGCCGCGACCGCAGCGCGGAGCCGGCCGCAGGCCTCTACTCCGTCTGCTACGTCAATGGCTTCCAGACCCAGCCGGGCGAGCTCGACGCCTGGCCCGACGACCTGCTCCTGCAGGACGGCGGTCACGTGGTCTTCGACCCCGACTGGCCCGACGAGGCCCTCCTGGACACCGGCAGCGCGGCGCAGCGGTCCCGCATCGCCGGGATCGTGATCCCGTGGATCGAGGGCTGCGCGGACTCCGGCTTCCAGGCGGTCGAGTTCGACAACCTCGATTCCTTCTCGCGGTCGCACGGTGCCCTGAGTCGGGACGACAACCTCGCGCTCGCGGAGCTCCTCGTCGATGCGGCGCACGGCGTCGGCCTGGCCGCCGGGCAGAAGAACGCGGCAGAGCATGCGGAAGTCCTGAAGGAGCGCGCGGGCTTCGACTTCGCCGTGACGGAGGAGTGCGCCGCGTACACGGAATGCGGCGCGTACACCGCCGTCTACGGGACGCACGTGATCGACATCGAGTACACCGACCAGCTGCCGCGGCCTTTCGCGGAGCTGTGCGCCGATCCGGACACCCCGGCATCCATGGTGCTCCGCGACCGCGACCTCGTCACTCCGGGCGATGAGGGGTACGTGTTCGCCGCCTGCCCGTGA
- a CDS encoding MFS transporter: MPSFAPLQRLVIAIAVLASFVTFLDGTVVNVALPAISEELGGGITTQQWVVDAYLITLSALILLAGSLSDAYGRVVVMRIGLIAFGISSIAVAAAIDPLMLIVARAAQGAAGALLVPSSLALITATMRGDVQARAIGVWTAFTTGAQLVGPLLGGVFVDYLSWRFVFLINVLPIGVTLLLLARLRLPEHPRGVRVDWWSGALCAVGLGAVVFALIEQPNLGWASPAIWIPAVVGAVLFAVFLWRQRRSSTPLMPLWLFRVRDFGWGNLATLFVYAALSLNGFVVGVYLQQGAGLSATAAGLASLPMTILMILLSSRAGGWAGRWGPRIFMTVGPLIMAAGALMLLTVGADFDYWWQVLPAMIVMGLGLSLTVAPLTAAILGAIDENHSGIASAVNNAVSRVAGLLVVAMLSTIVGGALDLDGFHNAAWVTAALLVLGGVVSWIGIRRNPSEDAADPVDAPAQPTPQPR, translated from the coding sequence GTGCCATCCTTCGCCCCGCTCCAGCGGCTCGTCATCGCGATCGCCGTGCTCGCCTCGTTCGTCACGTTCCTGGACGGGACGGTCGTCAACGTCGCGCTCCCGGCGATCAGCGAAGAGCTCGGCGGCGGCATCACCACGCAGCAGTGGGTCGTCGATGCGTACCTCATCACCCTCAGCGCGCTGATCCTGCTCGCCGGCTCCCTGTCCGACGCCTACGGCCGGGTGGTGGTGATGCGGATCGGCCTCATCGCCTTCGGCATCTCGTCGATCGCGGTCGCCGCGGCGATCGATCCGCTCATGCTCATCGTCGCCCGAGCGGCGCAGGGCGCCGCAGGCGCACTGCTCGTCCCGAGCTCGCTCGCCCTCATCACCGCCACCATGCGCGGCGACGTGCAGGCCAGGGCCATCGGCGTCTGGACCGCCTTCACCACGGGGGCACAGCTGGTCGGCCCCCTGCTCGGCGGCGTCTTCGTCGACTACCTCTCCTGGCGCTTCGTGTTCCTCATCAATGTGCTGCCCATCGGGGTGACGCTGCTGCTGCTCGCCCGCCTGCGCCTGCCGGAGCACCCGCGCGGCGTTCGGGTCGACTGGTGGAGCGGAGCGCTGTGCGCCGTGGGACTCGGTGCGGTCGTCTTCGCCTTGATTGAACAGCCGAATCTCGGCTGGGCCTCCCCCGCCATCTGGATCCCCGCCGTGGTCGGGGCCGTGCTCTTCGCGGTGTTCCTGTGGCGCCAGCGCCGCTCGTCCACCCCGCTCATGCCGCTCTGGCTGTTCCGTGTGCGGGACTTCGGCTGGGGCAACCTCGCAACGCTCTTCGTCTACGCCGCCCTCTCCCTCAACGGCTTCGTCGTCGGCGTCTACCTCCAGCAGGGGGCGGGCCTGAGCGCGACGGCGGCGGGACTCGCGAGCCTGCCGATGACGATCCTCATGATCCTGCTCAGCTCCCGCGCCGGCGGCTGGGCCGGACGGTGGGGCCCGCGGATCTTCATGACCGTCGGGCCGCTGATCATGGCCGCCGGCGCCCTCATGCTCCTGACCGTCGGCGCCGACTTCGACTACTGGTGGCAGGTGCTCCCGGCGATGATCGTCATGGGTCTCGGCCTGTCGCTCACGGTCGCTCCCCTGACGGCCGCGATCCTCGGCGCGATCGACGAGAACCACTCCGGCATCGCCTCGGCCGTGAACAACGCCGTCTCCCGCGTCGCCGGTCTGCTCGTGGTCGCGATGCTGTCGACCATCGTCGGCGGCGCCCTCGATCTCGACGGCTTCCACAACGCCGCCTGGGTGACGGCGGCGCTCCTCGTGCTCGGCGGGGTCGTCTCGTGGATCGGCATCCGGCGGAATCCTTCGGAGGACGCCGCCGACCCCGTCGACGCCCCCGCGCAGCCGACACCCCAGCCGCGATGA
- a CDS encoding carboxylate-amine ligase, which produces MTRFGIEEEFLLLDEDSLVPVALSGDILERIGGTIAAGRVTTEYLASQLEALTDPVRTGAEGGQQLDVLRAAIGAAARAERAIAAPTGSPFTTLRSPRLSPSAHYDDVARRLAHLTREHEVNGLHVHVEVPDEEERVRALNRLRAWLPLLLSLSANSPFGNGIDTGFASWRSMLIRRLPSSWCPPRFADVHDYRTRVEQLLDLGTIGEATSLSWAVRLSERYPTVEARVADTQLTADDAVLSALLTRGIALASEQRIVADETEAVDASLWMAARAGMEARIVDPLTGDVAPARTVAAHLLDDIGPVLDELGDAEPVRAGLDRLRTDGTGAARQRAAHARGGLAGLRDLLHEGTGTPVG; this is translated from the coding sequence ATGACGCGCTTCGGGATCGAGGAGGAGTTCCTCCTGCTCGATGAGGATTCGCTCGTCCCCGTCGCCCTCAGCGGTGACATCCTGGAGCGCATCGGCGGCACCATCGCCGCCGGCCGCGTGACCACCGAGTATCTGGCCTCGCAGCTGGAGGCCCTCACCGATCCGGTACGAACCGGCGCGGAAGGCGGACAGCAGCTCGACGTCTTACGCGCGGCCATCGGCGCGGCGGCGCGCGCCGAGCGGGCGATCGCCGCGCCGACCGGTTCGCCGTTCACGACCCTCCGCTCCCCGCGGCTGTCTCCGTCCGCGCACTACGACGACGTCGCGCGGCGCCTCGCGCATCTCACCCGTGAGCACGAGGTCAACGGACTGCACGTGCACGTCGAGGTACCGGACGAGGAGGAGCGGGTCCGGGCGCTGAACCGCCTCCGTGCGTGGCTGCCGCTGCTGCTCTCGCTGAGTGCGAACAGCCCCTTCGGCAACGGCATCGACACCGGATTCGCGAGCTGGCGGAGCATGCTCATCCGACGCCTCCCCTCGTCCTGGTGTCCTCCCCGGTTCGCCGACGTCCACGATTACCGCACCCGTGTGGAGCAGCTCCTCGATCTGGGGACCATCGGCGAGGCCACGTCGCTCTCCTGGGCGGTGCGACTCTCCGAGCGCTACCCGACCGTCGAGGCGCGGGTCGCCGACACGCAGCTCACGGCGGACGACGCCGTGCTCTCGGCGCTGCTGACCCGGGGGATCGCGCTGGCCTCCGAGCAACGCATCGTCGCCGACGAGACGGAGGCGGTCGACGCCTCGCTCTGGATGGCCGCCAGGGCGGGGATGGAAGCGCGGATCGTGGACCCGCTCACCGGCGATGTCGCACCCGCCAGGACCGTCGCGGCGCATCTGCTCGACGACATCGGCCCGGTGCTGGACGAGCTCGGCGATGCGGAACCGGTGCGGGCGGGGCTCGACCGGCTGCGGACGGACGGCACCGGGGCGGCACGGCAGCGGGCAGCGCACGCGCGGGGCGGCCTCGCCGGGCTCCGCGATCTCCTGCACGAAGGTACCGGAACGCCGGTGGGGTGA
- a CDS encoding DUF7218 family protein: protein MPGRRNNSLKDPKLYEELRDDGASKEKAARISNAAARDGRSTVGRRGGKHGDYEDWTVPELRKRAKELGLTGYSGKRKGELISELRNH from the coding sequence ATGCCAGGACGACGCAACAATTCCCTGAAGGATCCGAAGCTGTACGAGGAGCTCCGCGACGACGGCGCCTCGAAGGAGAAGGCCGCGCGCATCTCGAACGCCGCTGCACGAGACGGCCGCAGCACGGTCGGTCGGCGTGGCGGGAAGCACGGAGATTACGAGGACTGGACGGTACCGGAGTTGCGCAAGCGCGCCAAGGAGCTGGGTCTGACCGGCTACAGCGGCAAGCGCAAGGGCGAGCTCATCTCCGAACTGCGGAACCACTGA
- a CDS encoding CsbD family protein codes for MSGADDMKNSAEKLGGKAKEGFGKLTDNEKLEAEGQADQVKADAKQAGENVKDAAGKAGDSVKDAFNR; via the coding sequence ATGAGTGGCGCAGATGACATGAAGAACTCCGCCGAGAAGCTGGGTGGCAAGGCCAAGGAAGGCTTCGGCAAGCTGACCGACAACGAGAAGCTCGAGGCCGAAGGCCAGGCGGATCAGGTGAAGGCCGACGCGAAGCAGGCCGGCGAGAACGTCAAGGACGCCGCGGGCAAGGCCGGCGACAGCGTCAAGGACGCGTTCAACCGCTGA
- a CDS encoding FBP domain-containing protein, whose translation MRPIDERALRASFCNASRKEVSDITLPPGFAETDFDRLDYLGWVDPKLPRRSYVVTWIDDEPVGVVLQRAEQRVLARAQCSWCEDVTLRNDVQLYVARRAGAAGRKGDTVGVLACAEFGCNEAVRKLPPLAYPGYDRELAREMRILRLQEHVTGFVREVAGRNG comes from the coding sequence ATGCGTCCCATCGACGAGCGCGCGTTGCGCGCCTCCTTCTGCAACGCCTCCCGCAAGGAGGTCTCTGACATCACCCTTCCGCCCGGCTTCGCCGAGACGGACTTCGACCGGCTCGACTACCTCGGCTGGGTGGACCCGAAGCTGCCCCGGCGCTCCTACGTCGTGACGTGGATCGACGACGAGCCCGTGGGGGTCGTGCTGCAGCGCGCCGAGCAGCGCGTGCTCGCCCGCGCGCAGTGCTCCTGGTGCGAGGACGTGACGCTCCGCAACGACGTGCAGCTCTACGTCGCCCGACGTGCCGGGGCCGCCGGTCGCAAGGGCGACACGGTCGGTGTGCTCGCGTGCGCGGAGTTCGGGTGCAACGAGGCGGTGCGGAAGCTCCCGCCGCTGGCCTACCCGGGGTACGACCGGGAACTCGCGCGCGAGATGCGGATCCTCCGGTTGCAGGAGCACGTGACGGGGTTCGTCCGCGAGGTCGCCGGCCGGAACGGCTAG